The Mercurialis annua linkage group LG7, ddMerAnnu1.2, whole genome shotgun sequence genome includes the window TTTTGAACTATTTCTTCGAGTTTAGTCTTTAAGGGTTGTTTGGTTTCTATGTCAAGCTCATATTTTCAGTTTGTATTCCATCCTAACGTTAGTGTTTCTCCTTTAGTTTCATAATCATGTTTTGCATGTTAGTTTAGAACATGAAATTGTTGATTTTGGTTGGTTTTCAAGCTAATTGAATGATAATCATGATATTTGGTTGGACTATTAGTTTGATCATGTTTAAACTCGCATGCAAgtggttaattttttaattaggtGGCTAGAATTCACATGTAAGGTGTTTAGTTTAGAATTTgattgattatcatgttgttacaCGTTCAAGTTTggccaaatgactaaaaaatatcaaattttttgtaacagttttataaaaattcatattttttaattttattgaatttttcttaaaatacataattttttttcaataatattCAACTCTCAATTGGCAATCAATTTTGCATATGTGGCGCGGATGTGGCGTTGACGAGACATATGCCATACATATGCCAGCATGACAATTAATAGGtgaaaagtataaataaatttttaatatttaaaaaatttatcagttttatatttataatttttttatcataatttaccCTCTTCtccatttaaatatcaataattaaataatatttcatagATTTCCAAGTCCATGCCTAAATACTTATTTCTTCTTGcgttaaattaaaaatttaattaaacacttcgaaaTCCGATTAAATTAACCGAAcccgttttttaattttttttcgaaaaacaGAGGAGCAGCTTCTCCTCTTCGTCTGAGGAGGAGCAGAACTGCTCCACGAGAAGAGAAGGACTATCCTtctccatttaaaaaaaaatctgtcGGGAAAGAAATTTCGCCGAACGGCGGGGACGGGATGATTAAAAGTGTTTTTTGAAACGATTTGCCAAAAATTGagaattttattcatttttaaaatattaatttgttttatactttgtgccaatttgagggggtaaattGATCATTTGTTCGCATAGCGGGACACCTGTAAGAAAACCAACGGCTACGATTGAACCGTCATAAATATATCCGTAACCAACTGCCTTGGACGTAAAAATATAGATGTGGAAATAAGAGCAAAGTAGAAGGGCATTTTAgcaaataaacatataaaaaatacaaaatcccCAATCTTCATCTCATCCTCTCCtcctccacctccacctccTCCTCCGGAGATCGGCGTTTCCCCTCCCTTCCTTCTCCACCGaactttctctctctaccaattgtttctctctctaaaaatcCGGTAACCTAATTTCTTCACTATTTCTATTTACTTTCAATATACATAGACGTTGCTTATTTACTATAAAACTCTATGAATCTAAGATTTATtgcatcttttttatttattttcactGATTTGTTAGATTTGTtgcttaatttatttaatttgtctcGTTTTTCTaacaatttgttttttgttaTGTATAATTGATggattagtttgatttttttgttcttgacatatgttattttttttctttaatctgACAATTTTATAATACTTTTATGAATTAGGTGAATCATTCTTTATTATTGATCTTTTGAACTTTGGATAGACTACTGAATAAATGTTGACATTAGTTAATATGGAATTTGTCCCAATAATTGTTTTTCAGAGCATTTCAGATTTGTTATGCTAGGTAGCACTGACACGGAACATTTGGATACGGATACGGtgaaacggtgttattttaaggtttcctatgtaaaagtgaagtttcgtgtccgaaacgtTTCCAGAACGGAACATGTTGAGTGTCTGTGCTACCTAGTTGTTATGTGACTAaagcttttgaaatgttttagtCTACTAGAAATTGAATTTTAGTTAGTATTTATTCTCTTATTCTGGTAAGCATTATGGATAAAATGTGATCTCCATGGAAACTGGAAGTAAAATCAATAAGTTCAACTTTATGCTATTCTGAGTTAATACATGTTTGCTTCTTAATCTCGTGTTTTGCCTTTCCAGTGGTTTTGAAGTTTTCTaggtaataataatattacaggAATGATAATTCTTTTAACTTTGCTTCTCTCTTGATGCATGAGAGCTAGATTGCTAGGTAATATTTGAACGAGGttgttgaaaattaattattttctctgaGAAGAGGAAGTATACGACTTGctcaaatttcattaaaaaatagTAGTTGTAATTTAAATGCACACTAAATTTGTAATgttgaaagaaataaaaatagctCAATAGAACTACTCTGTgccgttttgttttattaatctCAGAAGGTGATATGAAATGTTATCATAAGATTTGCTTCGATGTTTTGCACCCCTAACATTTTTGCACCCATTTGGAGATATTCCCATGAAAGTAATAGATTTATCTACAAATTTTCTGTTAGTTTATTTCTTTCTAATGTTTAGGAAGGTGCTTTGGGGGGAGGGGCTGTCAACAGTAGTTAAATTGTATGATGAATCAGAATGATGCTTCGTTATTTTCCTCCGcgtttttattatatattgctCATGATTGGCCTCTGATATATTTCCCTTGATTAGTATATTATAcaatttctttcattttcaattgcttttaatttctttttagcTGAAATCAGACACAGGTCAATATCCCACTTTATTGACCTTGTTGCGTGGTTCCGACTTTTTATACATTTCCAGCTACACAGTTCAGCCAACTTAAAATTGCCGGAATTTCTCTTTGAATCACTTTATGCAGGTGCTTACTTATTTGATTTTCTATCAGAACAGTCAACTTGCTGAAAAACGAAGTGGCAATGGATCTGAATCCAATTAAGGATGCATTTGATCGTGTTGCAAAGAAGCAAAAGCTGTCCAGTTCTAAAGCTCAGGAAGTAATTGACCAGATCATGCAAGAAATAGAAAAGGCACGGGAAACAATACAGTGTGGATATTCTAGTTCTGACTTTGACTATAGATCAGTTATAAGTGAGCTTAATAAAAGGCTGCAAGAAATTTCTCCACTTACTCAGCTGGAAAGCACACAGAAGGCACTGAATATAGCTCTGAGCAAATACCCAAAGCTGCTCGAGAAATCCTTTAACCCGGACATATCCAAGGCTTACAGAAATGTAGACTTTGATACCCACACCGTCAGCCAGATAATTGCCGGCCATTTCTACCGGCAAGGCCTCTTTAGCATTGGTGACTGTTTTGTAGATGAGGCTAAGGCACCAGAGTCTACTGTTGCTATAAGATCTCTTTTCTCGGAAATGTATCTTATAATAGAAGCTATGAAGAATAGAAATCTAGAGCCTGCTTTAAATTGGGCTGCTGCCAACTCTGATAAGCTTAAAGAAAGTGGTTCAGATCTTCAGTTGAAACTTCATCGCTTGCAGTTTGTGGAGATCCTGCGAACTGGCAGTAGAAACGACGCTCTCAAGTATGCTAGAACACATATTACTCCTTTTGCCTCAAGTAATTTTGGTGAAATTCAGAAGCTCATGGCTTGTCTTTTGTATGCTGGAAAGCTTGACCACTCCCCGTATGCTGAGTTACTGTCTCCTGCTAATTGGAACTTAGTGGCCAACGAACTAACCAGACAATTCTGCAATCTTTTGGGGCAGTCATTTGAGAGCCCATTGAGCATGACTGTAGCAGCAGGGTTTCAAGGGTTACCGCCTCTTCTGAAGTTCATGACTGTAATGTCGGGGAAGAAACAGGAGTGGCAGACAATGAAACAGTTGCCCGTGCCGGTGGAGCTGGATAGAGAGTTTCAATTCCATTCTATCTTTGTATGCCCAGTATCAAAGGAGCAATCTAGTGACGAAAATCCGCCGATGTTGATGATTTGCGGCCATGTGCTGTGCAGGCAGTCGATCACTAAGATGTCTAAAAACAGCACCAAAACTTTCAAGTGCCCTTATTGTCCCTCTGACATTGATGCAACGCAGTGCAGGCCGTTACATTTCTGATATGTGTACATTGAGTTGTGTCAAATTGTGCACTCTTTTTTaactctctctctctaaaatgTATGAAAAATGTGTAGAAACTGGTGGTGGTGTGGTGCAGCCACGATATGGTGGTAGTGGCAAAGCTCAACTGTTGTCAACTGTTCTTCTATACATTTGTTGTAAATAGACATTCTTTTCTCATTCATGCTCCTTGTTCCCACGAGAAAGTATATATTGAAGCTGCAATTTCATGCACAAATTTTAAATGGGGGAATAAATTAGGTTTACTTGGGTCCGATTCTTTTATTTGCAAGTTTAAGTCTTGTCCGGGCTTGATCACTGTTTAACATTTATCACCCAAACCCTGCACTTCAAATAGCTGCTTATTATGAGCTCCGACTCAGAGTGGGATTGATTAAAATTGAGGGTTCGAATTTGATTCAAATGGGTCGGTTTAGTTGGGTTAGATGCAATATTCGGTTTAGTGAACATCACTAGTTGCAAGTTATATTTTAGATTTAGATAGCAATTTGCCCTCTTAATTTGTTAGAAATGAACAAtagcacataaattaattttatagcaAATCAGTCTTCAAGTTGGTGGTTAAGGTCAATTAACTCCATTTTtgcaaattaacttacaagttgaggggacaAATTGTAAAAATGGAACTAATTGTCATAACCACTGATTTTAAGATTAATGTATCCATAAAGTTAATTTACATGCTAATGGTTTTTTGCTTTCAAATTGAGAGAGTAAATTACTACTTAAGTCTTATAGTTTAAGTAAACTTTTTGAGTTTTACATTTATCATCCAAACTTGTACACAAATTAGATTTACAAGGGCACTTTTGGATTTCTCATCAAGTATAGATATTGAGCTAGAAATAATATTCCAAGCCTGCACGTTAGGTAGCAGGTTATTATGAACTCGGGTTCGGAGAGGGATTGATAAAAGAAACGAGTGCTAAAATTTGATTCAAATGGGTCCAGACAGATCAGACGCATTACTCGAATTAGCGAACATCTTTAGTTGCAAGTTATATTTTATGTAAACTTTTCGAGTTTTTTCGTCTTAACATTTTATTCTTAGAAATACATCtaaaactctaaaaataaaatatattttaatgatataatatcttttatttcttttcatatttttctttttgtactttATTATTGCTCGACGGTTCTTGCAAGTTCTCTCTTCTTACATTAGTAGAAACAATGGCTCTTAGGGAggctttattttttgttgtcaGACTTAAGCTTCCAATTTTTTTTGAGGATGACGCCAAAGGCTTTGTTGACGCTATGACAACGGGTTCAACATTGGATATCGATTGTAAGGTTTTCTTCTTTTCGGTTTTGTTAGCAAGTTTTGTAACTAGACGACACATTATgttgtcaaaaaaaatctttagatattataaatttttctataGTTCTCTAGTATTAATAATGTGGCTAAATATGACTcgtgaaattaaaattttcaaatcaatGAAATAGCATTtatctattaaaataaattaaaataagcttaatgccatctttttatgaaaatataaaatagggttAATGCAATTGAACCTTGCTGATGCCACTGTAAAAGTATCTTTATACTTACAAAGTTACTGGAAGTAAAAAGCATAAATATGGACTGTAATTACATATAAGAGCAGAAATTTATGTATCTGAAAAATGAGGGCATGGATAGTGAAAGATGCATGAACAATTTACAGGTTACTTTATTGGGATTTGGATTATTAGACCTACAAACATTTAACCATCGTGTGCTATATTATGCTCACCATTTAATAAAAGTTGCACATAAAGCCatagttaattaattacatatttccAAATGATCATTAATGCCATTTAAAAGGCTATAAAAGTGTGCGCAATTCAAGGAAATTATCaattctctcaaaaaaaaatgcaaagcAAAGAGCTCTCTCATTAAGGAGTGTGATTATAGTTgattgattttgaaattaaCTATATTAAACATTATcaacttaaaaagaaaaaattacactAGTGGttgagtttaaattttaaagataaaaaataaaacatattccatccattttttaattgtctatttaactaaaattataaCATACTCTTTCCGTTccgttttatttattatatttttattttcacacatattaaaaaattaacacatctttttttatatctttcGTTATATTTCTTGATTATtgagttataatttataattttaaataccaTTACGTTCCATTTTATTTGTCTTATATCCTATTTTTAgatattctaaaataattatcaCAATTGTATTATATACATACTTTTCTCTTTGACCTTTATgtttatggataaaatttatagttaatgCGTACAGGGTACAATGAATATATGTATTTGACAATTTTATATCGTCAATACAGaaatttaaactattaaaaaatataataaagaatATAAAAGAAAGAATGTGTTAGTATTTTTTCTAATATGTGTGAAAAAGGCTATaggacaaataaaatgggacggaaAAAGTAATACTCTCTCCATTCATTTTTAGTTGTTGTTTTAagctaaattgttaaaattaagaaagtgtttcttttctCTTAAATGACAAAAATCAAGACTAGTATAACCATATTCATAAACTTCACTattgaaaaatttagttttgaaaataGAATTATCAGCCGATTGGataatttaactttaaaaattgaacTATCGTTTAATaaagtgatttaataagaaGGTCAAATTTAGAATACTATTATagaaatcatataaaaaatttaaaatgacaactattgataaataaaaatatttgtctAAAACGAAAACTAAAAATGAATTGCGGGGgtaaaataacataaactcTGGCAATGAAAAGTATAAATagtcaaatatacttatttacTACTTATTAATCCATAAACTCTATCCATTAATATtaaagagaaaagagaaaaaagaaaaatatgtgTCCATAATCAAATTATGATAATCATTTTGagatatcaaaaaattaaaaataggacaaataaaattaaaaagagagagtattaaaatgtatttttttattaaagtgtaagtatataaactaataatctattaattagaatattaattaataaatattttataaataatatcaaagagttatttattaaaaaaaattaaaagatggtcaaaataatattgaaaataagaaatattaaataattatagatAGATACAGTTAACAAGATGaacaagtaaaaaaaatactatttaattcacctattttaattcaatttattgtACAATCTCACATAACATGTTGTTATTTGAATAtacatttcaatttttctttttaaattgattGACTCGTTTATTGTCACGTCATAAAAAATTGGtcaaaataaatggattaaATAGCTTTATTCGGTAAAAAAACagagaaaatttattttttataattgaaaaacttacaaaattataacaaaaaaattacttaatttcTGAAAGTATATTTTAAACTCAAAATCTCATCTatatctaaaaatataatatttatatttcaatatttttcttGTAAAAAGTACACGGTTTTTAAGTCTAAgacaaatatatatacataacgtacaaaataaaaaagttagatAAAGTGAAAACTTTTCCGCTACAAAGGAATTTTCTGTTTTGGAAttgcatatttttaaattaggtGATTACTTTTatgcctaatcactcaaaaatctctcaccttaatttttttttcaattccaccccgacgttgaaaatttgttaattttatccacttttgaattttccgttttcaattgtatcccaatattttaatttttgttaatttttttacttaaatgatgaaatcattcaattaattaagtctaaacatgaaattaaattcttttgtattcaaaaaagtacaaataagtcctatatttttaaaaactaactaaaaatcataaccaaattaacactaatttaaattcttaattaatttaactaaatataaataaattttaaaatatacaattaatatatacgagacatggagaatgttttaaacaaatttccaaacgcaaaagacgttaatttaatttttcatggtagaattgaaacaaaaaaatgcaaaatagggtaaaattgacaaattttcaacgtcagagtatgattgaaaatgggctaaaaggtcgggatttttttaagacattaggccttacatttataatcaaaatattctaaatttttaatgtCAACTCCTGTTTCTTCTCTTCACGCAGTTTCAGGCTTCATGAAAAGGCTACTAATCTTTACTTTGTTACCTTTTCAAATGTAAAAGCTTTTACAATTACACTCAATCAAAAGGGTTGAATTTCATATTGAAAATGCAAATAGTAGTAGTAAAGTTTACTTCATGATAAGGTGGTCACGGGCCATGTGATTAgtggttaattaattaattttggatGGAATTATTAACACTAAGTTTTATATTCATAATAATCAATGTGGTCCATTACTACTTTACTAGGATTATAGTGAAGGGTGAGCTACTCGTAATTTATTCATTGGATCCCGTTTTATGGCAAGCTACTCATTTTTTTCATACCTTGAAATCGTAGGCTAATCCAGTgtgaaacaaaatataaagaaagggacgagataaaaaaaaagtcataatgggattaaaaattcaaatttttttgattttttaaaaaattggttgAAGGAAAGACCGAATAAAATAAAACGATTAATATATAACAACGGTAAAAAATGAAGCAATAACTCGCATTACAGGAGCGACCACTAATCATTGCCTTCTTAGCTCTGcccataaattatatttacgCATTTGGATATTaatcaaactgaaattttaattttatcaaaaattgaattacatcatctaaaagaattattttttaagcTAGATTAGTTGGTTTGGttcatttttctgttttttctttgcatgaaaaataaactgaattgttttatttataaaattatttgagtTGAAGTTTTTGGTTCGATTAAGTTATTTGAGTTGACTCAATCTTTCCACATTTCCATATAGAATAAATGTGgtatataaaatgtttggatcaCTATATAGAAATATA containing:
- the LOC126655386 gene encoding protein RMD5 homolog, with the translated sequence MDLNPIKDAFDRVAKKQKLSSSKAQEVIDQIMQEIEKARETIQCGYSSSDFDYRSVISELNKRLQEISPLTQLESTQKALNIALSKYPKLLEKSFNPDISKAYRNVDFDTHTVSQIIAGHFYRQGLFSIGDCFVDEAKAPESTVAIRSLFSEMYLIIEAMKNRNLEPALNWAAANSDKLKESGSDLQLKLHRLQFVEILRTGSRNDALKYARTHITPFASSNFGEIQKLMACLLYAGKLDHSPYAELLSPANWNLVANELTRQFCNLLGQSFESPLSMTVAAGFQGLPPLLKFMTVMSGKKQEWQTMKQLPVPVELDREFQFHSIFVCPVSKEQSSDENPPMLMICGHVLCRQSITKMSKNSTKTFKCPYCPSDIDATQCRPLHF